The Paramisgurnus dabryanus chromosome 6, PD_genome_1.1, whole genome shotgun sequence genome has a window encoding:
- the pex19 gene encoding peroxisomal biogenesis factor 19: MASAPDAPDRELDELLDSALDDFDKTNVPPPAPEAQAAPNAGTTEEKPPLLEDSKFFETIFDGEMANQAREEWEKAMSELAQEEPELLQHFQKLSEAAGKVGSDVASQQEFTSCLKETLSGMAKNADNLQSAGLAGDDLVKTLENLGLNENGEGGEDGNILPIMQSIMQNLLSKDVLYPSLKEITEKYPEWLESNKQSIPPDQFIQYEQQYKIMGEICSQFEKEGDKESTFENILELMQKLQDLGQPPKELAGEAPPGLNFDPESLHLPGVPGVPGAEQCSIM; the protein is encoded by the exons ATGGCGTCTGCACCAGATGCTCCAGACAGGGAGCTGGATGAATTATTGGACA GTGCTCTTGATGATTTTGACAAGACAAATGTGCCACCACCGGCCCCTGAAGCTCAAGCTGCCCCTAATGCAGGAACAACAGAAGAAAAG CCACCTCTGCTGGAGGACAGTAAGTTTTTCGAGACTATTTTTGATGGAGAGATGGCCAATCAAGCACGGGAGGAGTGGGAAAAAGCAATGAGTGAGCTAGCACAGGAAGAGCCCGAGCTTTTACAACATTTTCAGAAGCTGTCTGAGGCTGCTGGCAAAGTGG GCTCAGATGTAGCTTCACAGCAAGAATTCACCTCCTGTCTTAAAGAAACCCTTAGTGGTATGGCGAAAAATGCAGACAACCTGCAG tCTGCAGGATTGGCTGGAGATGACCTAGTTAAGACCTTGGAAAACCTGGGGTTGAATGAAAATGGTGAAGGAGGAGAAGATGGCAACATTCTCCCTATTATGCAATCTATCATGCAAAACCTTTTGTCCAAAGATGTTCTTTATCCTTCTCTTAAAGAGATAACAGAGAAG TACCCTGAATGGCTGGAGAGCAACAAACAGTCTATCCCCCCGGACCAGTTCATACAGTATGAGCAACAGTACAAGATAATGGGAGAGATATGCAGCCAGTTTGAGAAAGAAGGTGATAAAGAGAGCACCTTTGAAAACATTCTGGAACTCATGCAGAag CTGCAAGACTTGGGTCAACCTCCAAAAGAGCTTGCTGGAGAAGCA CCTCCCGGCCTGAACTTTGACCCAGAATCTCTGCATCTCCCTGGAGTACCAGGGGTCCCAGGGGCAGAGCAGTGCTCAATCATGTGA